TCAAAGAGATACTGAATCCAGTCACAAAAATGAATGTTATCAGAGCTCCCGATATCGCCAAGGTTTGCAAGCCTGGGCAGTTTGTCATCATTAGGGTGAATGAAACAGGTGAACGGATTCCGCTTACCATTGCCGATTTCGACCGCGAGAAAGGTGATATTACCATCGTGTATCAAGAAGTCGGTAAGACAACGAAGCTCCTTGGAACACTCGAAGTGGGTGATGAAGTTCTCGACGTAGTAGGCCCCCTTGGGAAAGCAACCCCATCTGACAAACACTATGGAACTGTTGTTGTGGTTGGCGGCGGTTGTGGAAGTGCTATTGCGTATCCTGTTGCCCGTGCCTTTGAACAAGCCGGTAATTATATCATTACTATCAATGGCGCACGCAGCATGGATCTTCTGCTCTATCGTAAGGAGATGTACGATCTGAGCGATGAATTCTATGAAACAACGGACGATGGTAGCTGTGGACGCCACGGCTTTGTCACTACTGTCCTGAGCGATCTTAT
The nucleotide sequence above comes from Candidatus Thorarchaeota archaeon. Encoded proteins:
- a CDS encoding sulfide/dihydroorotate dehydrogenase-like FAD/NAD-binding protein, with the protein product MPYEIQFKEILNPVTKMNVIRAPDIAKVCKPGQFVIIRVNETGERIPLTIADFDREKGDITIVYQEVGKTTKLLGTLEVGDEVLDVVGPLGKATPSDKHYGTVVVVGGGCGSAIAYPVARAFEQAGNYIITINGARSMDLLLYRKEMYDLSDEFYETTDDGSCGRHGFVTTVLSDLIEKGRQIDLVFAVGPLPMMKFVSKTTEAQEIPTIVSLNSIMVDGTGMCGACRVSVGGEMKFACVDGPEFDGHKVDFDELMGRLNAYWEEEAIADSRFEHQIA